In Tenrec ecaudatus isolate mTenEca1 chromosome 4, mTenEca1.hap1, whole genome shotgun sequence, a single window of DNA contains:
- the LOC142446088 gene encoding vomeronasal type-2 receptor 1-like: MCTVLRRRMPFLTSRGQSSSHQEADVRMNKAGKGSEKKDEGQTCRLLGKFDLNGYVDAKNHSLVIGGLFPVHYRTIPANESILEPVSAKCEGFNFRGFRWLKTMIHTIKEINERKDILPNTTLGYQIFDNCFAVSKSVESALVFLTGQEENKPNFRNSTGAYLAGMIGAGGSSLSIAASRILGIYYIPQVGYASTCSLLSDKYQFPTYLRTIPSDTAQSKAMVKLIQHFGWVWVGTIAADDDYGKYGVKIFKEEVESTSVCIAFSEVIPKIYYYEKMQQAIDSIKANKNARVIVLFASDIDLSPFVLEIIYHNITDRTWIASEAWITSALIAKPEYFPYFGGSIGFAIPRADIPGLKEFLYDVHPSKDPNDVLTIEFWQTAFNCTWPNSSVPYNVDHRMNMTGKEDRLYAMSDTFCTGEEKLEDLKNTYLDVSQLRITNNVKQAVYSMAYALDHLAKCEEGYGPYIPGNTCAYVPDFEAWQLMFYLKTLNFITHNGDRITIDGNGDVTGYYDILNWQLNDNGEVDFVKIGEYIFTESKFELVIKKNATIFWNTESSELPHSVCTETCLPGTRKGIRQGEPTCCFDCIPCADGYVTLTPGQRECTQCDEDYWSNAQKSKCVLKEVEFLAYDEALGFTLVILSIFGALVVSAVIIVYVLYRHTPLVNANDRGLSFLIQVSLGITVLSSMLFIGRPYDWSCKARQIILALGFSLCLSCILGKTISLFLAYRISKSKTQLTSIRPLYRKVIVLISLLIEIGVCIAYLALAPPKVYKNIDSQNIKIILECNEGSLEFLCFIFGVDVFLALLCFLTTFVARQLPDNYYEGKCITFGMLVFFIVWISFVPAYLSTKGKFKVAVEIFAILASSYGLLGCIFAPKCFIILLRPKRNTNEIVGGRVPTTDKSIQLTSASASSEINNTMVSTIVPDD, encoded by the exons ATGTGTACTGTGTTACGCAGGCGGATGCCCTTCCTCACCTCTCGAGGACAGAGTAGCTCCCATCAGGAGGCTGATGTGAGAATGAACAAGGCTG gcaagggcagtgaaaaaaaggatGAAGGGCAGACCTGTCGGTTGCTGGGCAAGTTTGATTTGAACGGATACGTAGATGCCAAAAACCACTCTCTGGTCATTGGAGGACTGTTTCCCGTGCACTACAGGACCATCCCAGCAAATGAGTCCATTTTGGAACCAGTATCAGCAAAGTGCGAAGG GTTTAACTTCCGAGGATTCCGCTGGCTGAAAACCATGATCCACACCATCAAGGAGATTAATGAGAGGAAGGATATTTTGCCCAACACCACTTTGGGCTACCAGATCTTTGATAACTGTTTTGCCGTCTCCAAGTCTGTGGAATCGGCTTTGGTCTTTCTTACCGGCCAGGAAGAAAACAAGCCGAATTTTAGAAACAGCACTGGAGCCTATCTGGCGGGGATGATCGGAGCAGGAGGCTCATCCTTATCCATTGCCGCCTCCAGAATCCTAGGGATCTACTATATACCTCAG GTGGGCTATGCCTCGACCTGCTCCCTTCTTAGTGACAAATACCAGTTTCCAACGTATCTTCGCACCATACCCAGTGACACCGCCCAATCTAAAGCGATGGTAAAACTCATTCAACACTTTGGTTGGGTCTGGGTAGGCACAATCGCAGCTGATGATGATTATGGAAAATACGGAGTAAAAATTTTTAAGGAAGAAGTTGAGTCTACCTCTGTCTGTATTGCATTTTCTGAAGTCATCCCCAAAATCTATTACTATGAGAAAATGCAGCAAGCGATTGATTCTATAAAGGCAAATAAAAATGCCAGAGTCATTGTGCTTTTTGCATCTGATATTGATCTCAGCCCGTTTGTGCTGGAAATCATTTATCATAACATAACTGACCGAACATGGATCGCAAGCGAGGCCTGGATCACCTCAGCCCTCATTGCAAAGCCTGAGTACTTCCCATATTTTGGTGGAAGTATTGGATTTGCAATACCAAGAGCCGATATCCCAGGGCTGAAAGAATTCCTTTATGATGTACATCCTAGCAAGGACCCCAACGACGTCCTGACCATTGAATTCTGGCAAACCGCTTTTAACTGTACTTGGCCCAATAGTAGTGTTCCATACAATGTGGACCACCGAATGAATATGACCGGAAAAGAGGACAGATTATATGCCATGTCTGATACATTCTGTACCGGAGAGGAGAAGTTGGAGGATCTTAAAAATACCTACCTGGATGTGTCACAGCTAAGAATTACAAACAATGTCAAACAAGCTGTGTATTCTATGGCTTATGCCCTGGATCATCTAGCCAAATGTGAAGAAGGATATGGTCCATATATTCCAGGAAACACCTGTGCATATGTACCGGATTTTGAAGCATGGCAG TTAATGTTCTATTTGAAGACACTTAATTTTATTACCCATAATGGAGATAGAATCACAATAGATGGAAATGGAGATGTGACTGGATACTATGATATTCTAAATTGGCAATTAAATGATAATGGTGAGGTGGACTTTGTGAAGATTGGAGAATACATATTCACAGAATCTAAGTTTGAACTGGTGATCAAAAAGAATGCAACAATATTTTGGAACACTGAATCATCAGAG CTTCCCCATTCAGTGTGCACTGAAACATGTCTTCCCGGCACCCGGAAGGGCATTCGTCAGGGAGAACCAACATGCTGTTTTGACTGCATCCCATGTGCTGACGGATATGTGACACTGACACCAG GTCAAAGGGAGTGTACGCAGTGTGATGAAGACTATTGGTCAAATGCACAAAAGAGCAAGTGTGTCCTGAAAGAAGTGGAGTTCCTTGCTTATGACGAGGCCTTAGGATTCACACTTGTCATTCTGTCCATCTTTGGGGCCCTGGTGGTTTCTGCAGTCATAATTGTGTATGTGCTGTACAGGCACACCCCCCTGGTGAATGCCAATGACCGGGGGCTGAGTTTCCTCATTCAGGTTTCACTGGGCATTACGGTCCTTTCGTCCATGCTCTTCATTGGCAGGCCATACGACTGGTCCTGCAAGGCCCGCCAGATCATTCTGGCACTTGGgttttctctttgtctctcttgCATCCTTGGCAAGACCATTTCACTTTTTTTAGCCTACAGAATCTCCAAATCCAAAACCCAGCTTACGTCCATCCGTCCCCTTTATCGGAAAGTCATTGTATTGATCTCTCTTCTAATTGAGATTGGCGTATGCATAGCCTACTTGGCCTTGGCGCCCCCAAAGGTGTACAAGAACATAGATTCTCAAAATATAAAGATCATTCTGGAATGCAATGAGGGCTCCCTAGAATTTCTATGTTTCATTTTTGGGGTCGATGTCTTCCTGGCCTTGCTTTGCTTCCTTACTACCTTTGTGGCTCGCCAGTTGCCAGATAATTACTATGAAGGAAAATGCATCACCTTTGGGATGCTGGTCTTTTTCATTGTCTGGATTTCTTTTGTCCCTGCTTACTTGAGCACCAAAGGCAAGTTCAAAGTGGCTGTGGAAATATTTGCCATCTTGGCGTCCAGCTACGGTTTGTTGGGTTGCATATTTGCTCCCAAGTGCTTCATTATTCTCCTGAGGCCAAAGAGGAACACCAATGAAATTGTTGGGGGACGAGTCCCAACTACAGATAAAAGTATCCAACTCACGTCAGCCTCTGCGAGCAGTGAGATTAACAATACCATGGTGTCTACTATCGTTCCTGATGATTAG